A stretch of Chanodichthys erythropterus isolate Z2021 chromosome 20, ASM2448905v1, whole genome shotgun sequence DNA encodes these proteins:
- the LOC137008816 gene encoding E3 ubiquitin-protein ligase TRIM21-like produces MKKIQEIQYSVGLKRRNTEKEKSSSVEIFTDLMHSIQRCQFEQLKMMEEQQRAAEKQAEDLIKELHQEITELKKRNTEMCSSLSSRPHTKNWTEIRIDSDVNVIPLYRALTQLKNTLNKKFYQTVSMGLKFVQKYAVDVTLDPDTANPYLILSDDGKQVSDGDIEQDVPENPKRFDESLSVLGKQGFSSGKFYYEVLVKGKSNWDLGVAKESINRKEDISPSPEDGIWTVILRNEDQYKACDNSSILLSLKVKPEKVGVFVDYEEGLVSFYNVGSSSHIYSFTGQTFTGKIYPYFGPGLNDKGKNSNPLIITPVKLN; encoded by the exons ATGAAGAAGATTCAAGAGATTCAATACTCAGTAGGGCTGAAAAGG AGAAACACGGAGAAAGAGAAATCATCCAGTGTTGAGATCTTCACTGATCTGATGCACTCCATTCAGAGATGTCAGTTTGAGCAGCTGAAGATGATGGAGGAACAGCAGAGAGCAGCAGAGAAACAGGCTGAAGATCTCATTAAAGAGCTGCATCAGGAAATCACTGAGCTGAAGAAGAGAAACACTGAG ATGTGCTCATCCCTGTCCAGTCGTCCACACACCAAGAACTGGACTGAGATCAGGATTGACTCTGATGTGAATGTGATCCCTCTGTATAGAGCTCTGACTCAACTGAAGAATACTCTGAATAAAAAATTCTATCAAACAG TGTCCATGGGGTTGAAGTTTGTGCAGAAGTATGCAG TGGATGTGACTCTGGATCCTGATACGGCGAATCCATATCTCATCCTGTCTGATGATGGAAAACAAGTCAGTGATGGAGACATTGAGCAGGACGTCCCAGAAAACCCAAAGAGATTTGATGAGAGTTTGAGTGTTCTGGGAAAGCAAGGATTCAGTTCAGGGAAATTTTACTATGAGGTGCTTGTGAAGGGAAAGTCTAATTGGGATTTAGGAGTGGCCAAAGAATCCATTAACAGGAAAGAGGACATTAGCCCAAGTCCTGAGGATGGAATCTGGACTGTGATTCTGAGGAATGAGGATCAATATAAAGCTTGTGATAATTCATCTATCTTGTTATCTCTGAAAGTGAAACCTGAGAAAGTGGGAGTGTTTGTGGATTATGAGGAGGGTCTGGTCTCTTTTTACAATGTGGGCTCCAGCTCTCATATCTACTCTTTCACTGGTCAGACTTTCACTGGGAAAATCTATCCATATTTTGGCCCAGGTCTTAATGATAAAGGTAAAAACTCAAACCCACTGATCATCACAcctgtcaaattaaattaa
- the LOC137008817 gene encoding E3 ubiquitin-protein ligase TRIM39-like translates to MASSSGPALNEELQCSICLEVFTDPVTTPCGHNFCRTCLSKHWTNTQSCFCPLCNERFSKRPDLKINTTLREVVQHFNKLNLGESEVFCDICAERKQKAVKSCLTCQSSYCDDHLEPHLRVPRLKKHKLINAVENLEDYICQKHERPLEMFCRDDQMYVCLSCTEGEHRTHNTVPIEEEIREKKNQTQTDVHQMIEDKMKKIQEIKHSVELRKRNTEEEKSSSVEIFTDLIHSIERIQSEQLKMMDEQQKEAEKQAEDLIKELKREITELKKKNTELEQLSHTDNHLHLIQMCSSSRPHTKNWSEIKIDSDVNMYALHRALTQVNKTHRNLNEKLKTGLKWAQKYAVDVTLDPYTANHRLYLSNDGKQVNHAEDPEDAEDPWRFEDSSCVLAKQGFSSGRFYYEVEVKGKTEWALGVAKESIDRVRSIWLCPEEGVWTVILVNENQYKACDDPSVSLSLRVKPEKVGVFVDYEEGLVSFYDVDSRSHIYSFTGQTFTDKLYPYFNPGFEGEEYENSNPLIITPVSPLMD, encoded by the exons ATGGCATCCTCCAGTGGTCCAGCACTAAATGAGGAGCTCCAGTGCTCCATCTGTCTGGAAGTGTTCACTGATCCAGTCACCACTCCATGTGGACACAACTTCTGCAGAACCTGCCTGAGCAAGCACTGGACGAACACACAGTCCTGCTTCTGTCCACTCTGTAATGAAAGATTCAGCAAAAGACCTGATCTCAAGATTAATACAACACTCAGAGAGGTTGTGCAACACTTTAATAAGCTTAATTTAGGAGAATCTGAGGTGTTCTGTGACATCTGTGCTGAAAGAAAGCAGAAAGCTGTGAAGTCCTGCCTGACGTGTCAAAGCTCTTACTGTGATGATCATCTGGAGCCTCATCTCAGAGTCCCACGTCTAAAGAAACACAAACTCATCAACGCAGTGGAAAATCTGGAGGATTATATATGCCAGAAACACGAAAGACCTCTGGAGATGTTCTGCAGAGATGATCAGATGTATGTTTGTCTCTCCTGCACTGAAGGAGAACACAGGACTCACAACACTGTTCCTATAGAGGAGGAGATTCGAGAGAAGAAG AATCAGACACAGACTGACGTTCATCAGATGATCGAGGACAAAATGAAGAAGATTCAAGAGATCAAACACTCAGTAGAGCTGAGAAAG AGAAACACAGAGGAAGAGAAATCCTCCAGTGTTGAGATCTTCACTGATCTGATCCACTCCATTGAGAGAATTCAGTCTGAGCAGCTGAAGATGATGGACGAACAGCAGAAAGAAGCAGAGAAACAGGCTGAAGATCTCATTAAAGAGCTGAAGCGGGAAATCACTGAGCTGAAGAAGAAAAACACTGAGCTGGAGCAGCTCTCACACACTGATAATCATCTCCACCTCATACAG ATGTGCTCATCCAGTCGTCCACACACCAAGAACTGGAGTGAGATCAAGATTGACTCTGATGTGAATATGTATGCGCTGCATAGAGCTCTGACACAAGTGAATAAAACTCACAGGAATCTAAATGAAAAACTCAAAACTG GGTTGAAGTGGGCTCAGAAGTATGCAG TGGATGTGACTCTAGATCCTTATACGGCGAATCACCGTCTCTATCTGTCTAATGATGGAAAACAAGTCAATC ACGCAGAAGACCCAGAAGACGCAGAAGACCCATGGAGATTTGAAGATAGTTCTTGTGTTCTGGCAAAGCAGGGATTCAGTTCAGGGAGATTTTACTATGAGGTGGAGGTGAAGGGAAAGACTGAGTGGGCTTTAGGAGTGGCCAAAGAATCCATTGACAGGGTGAGGTCAATCTGGCTGTGTCCTGAGGAGGGAGTCTGGACTGTGATTCTGGTGAATGAGAATCAATATAAAGCTTGTGATGATCCATCTGTCTCTTTATCTCTGAGAGTGAAACCTGAGAAGGTGGGAGTGTTTGTGGATTATGAGGAGGGTCTGGTCTCTTTTTATGACGTGGACTCCAGATCTCATATCTACTCTTTCACTGGTCAGACTTTCACTGACAAACTCTATCCTTATTTTAACCCAGGCTTTGAAGGTGAAGAATATGAAAACTCAAACCCACTGATAATCACACCTGTCTCACCTCTAATGGATTAG